The Pseudomonas sp. SCA2728.1_7 DNA segment CTGTTTTCAACGTGTCTAGCATTGATCTGAGCAGTGTCTGTTCATCGCCGCCCTTGCCTCGGAAACGCCCAAGGGCAGCATCTAAAACGGCGCCGCTGGAGAGGCAGACGATGCCCACCACTCGACACAACGGAAAACCAAGACCGACTTTCTGGCCGCGAGATTGCGGATAGGCGTCCTGATTAGCCGCTGTGTCGGGCATGCTGACCGTCGTGCCATCCACCAGCCGCACCGGCCGTCCCCTCCAGCGCCACGACGAGGGTGCGTTATCACTTATCGAAGCACCGGTGTGCCTGACCAGCGTGGAAACCATTTCCACAGGCAGGCGTTTTCTGGCTTTGTAGTAGGCGCCCGTGCGAGTGCTATTGGGTTTCATGCCGCCACATGACCGTTTAATCGACAGGTCGTTCACAGCATTCTGGCAGGAGCGGTCGGCGCTCATTGCTTGAGCCAGAAACATAGACAACGTTTCAATTGGCGGAAACAGGCGTTCCCGATGTTCTGGCAGTTCAGACTCGACGCGTTGTAAGAGATCGGGAGACGTGAGGAGATTGAAAAACGCATAGGCATCGCAGTCCGAAGCGTGTCGATGAAAACGTTGCTGTTGATGCTGAAGAATTTCACGTCTACGATCCATTTGGGGCTGTGTCCTTGGTTTGTCGGGGTGTGTTCGCAACTATCACCGTAGACCAAGACCAGCCCCTCTTCATTTTTTGCTTTCAGCTCAGGTGGTTAGCTGTTAAGTAAGTGCCATTCGGGACAGATTTATTTACCGATCCCGCATCCCCCTACGAATCCCTCAACTCCAAAAAGCTCCACGAAGCCGCCGAACGCGCGCTCGATCACTACCTCCTTCCCGCCGGCCACATCATGGCCAGCGTCAACGAGCCCGAGCGCATGTACCTCGCCAACCCAAAGTACGACTCGGAATCCCTGCTGGCCAATGCCAGTGAAACGCTGAGTTCCGCCTCGGAAATGCTCAACAACTTTGCCGCAGTGCTCGACCCCTCGCACCGCAAAACCGCGCTGGGCATTGCGCAGGTGGTGATGTTGGGTGAGTTGGCGGTGAATCAGGCGTTGGATAACGTTGAGGTGAAGGCGTAAAGCCTGTCCCGCCGTGGGCAGGTGAAATGCTCGTTCATTGATAACAAAAAGCCGTCACTTCCAGGTGACGGCTTTCTCTCGCAGATCTAGCCAAACTGACTCGCCGACTCAACCGCAGGTTTCGGCTTCCTCAACCGCGTCAGCTGATAAGCAATCCCCAACCAGACAAACCACCCCGGCATGACCATCAGCGCAATCCGCGTATCAGGCCGCAACGCCAGCAACCCAAGCACAAACCCCAAAAACGCCAACGAGAACCAAGCCATCGGCACTCCGCCGGGCATCTTGTAAGCCGACTTCGCATGCAGATCCGGACGTTTTTTCCGGTAGGCGATGTAAGACGCAAGGATGGTCGACCAGGTGAAGATCACCAGAATCGCCGACACGGTAGAGACGATGGTGAACGCGGTCATGACTTCCGGCACGATGAACAGCACCAGCACGCCGACCAGCATCAATAGCGTGGTAAACGCCAGACTCAGCAGCGGCACGCTGTTGCTCGACAGTCGGCGGAATAGGCCGGGGGCGTTGTCCTGATTGGCCAGTCCGAACAGCATGCGGCTTGATGAGAACACGCCGCTGTTGGCCGAGGAGGCGGCTGAGGTCAGGACCACGAAGTTGACGATGCCGGCCGCTGCGGGAAATCCGGCGACGAGGAACAGTTCGACAAACGGGCTTTTGACCGGGGAAACCTGTTGCCACGAGGTCACGGCAATAATGCAGGTCAGCGCGAGGACGTAGAACAGGATGATCCGCAGCGGAATCGAGTTGATCGCTTTGGGCAGGGTCTTCTCTGGCGAGCGGGTTTCGGCGGCGGCGGTGCCGATCAGTTCGGTGCCGGCGAAGGAGAAGATCGCCATTTGAAATCCGGCGAAGAAGCCGAACAAGCCGTTGGGGAACGCCGCCTGTTTGTCCACCAGGTGACTCAGGGACGCGGTGACGCCACTGGGCGAGACGAAGGAGCTGGCGATCAGCACGGTGCTGACGCCGATCAGGGTTACGACGGCAATGATCTTGATGATCGCGAACCAGAATTCCACCTCACCGAACAGCCTGACGGTCAGTACGTTTAGCGCGAACAGGGTCGCCAGCATGCCGACGGCGGGTATCCACGCCGGTACGTCGGGGAACCAGTACTGGAAGAATCCGCCGACCACGACGGCGTCGCCGATCACCGCCACGCTCCAGCTCAGCCAGTACGACCAGCCGAGGAAGAACGCCGCGCGCGGGCCGAGGTAGGCGCCGGCGAAGTCGGCGAAGGTTTTGAAGTTGAGGTTGGACAGGAGCATTTCGCCCATGGCGCGCATGACGAAAAACACGAACAGGCCGATGATCATGTAGATGAGGATGATCGACGTTCCGGAGAGCGCGATGATCTTCCCGGAGCCCATGAACAGTCCGGTCCCGATGGCACCGCCCATGGCCATTAACTGGATATGACGATTGCTGAGCGTGCGCTGCAGCGCGGGCTGTTCAGGCAGCCCGGAAGGGGTCGATTTCATTGCAAAACCTCTTGATTTTATGTTTTTGAGTTTTGGCAGAAAGTAGGTGTCGAGCGTTCTTGTTAGAGGTGCAGCGGCTAATCACAAGGTGAATCGCCCCCCGTGGCTTGGGGGCGGTCATGACCGATCAACTGACGGTGCGCAGACGCGAGGCTTTGGCCGGTTGCGGATCGAGCAGTTGGAAGAGGTTTTTGATGTTGGCCGGCGTCGGCACCAGGTGGATGCGCTGGCCGATTTGCTGTGCCTGCGCCAGGTCTTTCAGGTAGCGCAGGGACGAAAAATCTTCCAAGGCAAAACCCACCGAATCGAACACCGTCACCTGCGCATCGTTCTCGCGCCCGGCGACGTCACCCTGCACAATCCGGAAAAATTCGATCACCGGGGAATCGCCTTCCAGTTGCTGAATGTCGCCCTCAATGCGCGTTTGCGGCTCGAACTCGACGATGACCCGGGCGTTGCGCAGGATGTCGGCGTGCAGTTCGGTTTTACCCGGGCAGTCACCGCCGACCGCATTGATGTGCATGCCGGGCTCGATCATTTCGGGCGTCAGAATGGTTGCGTAAGCTTTGTCGGCGGTGACCGTGGTGACGATGTCCGCACCCTTGACCGCGTCCTTCACCGAGCTGGCCAGAATCACGTCGATGTCAGGGAACGCCGCGAGGTTGTGCTTCAACTTGAGTGAAGCGTCGCGATCGATATCGAAGATACGGATTTCGTTGATGCCCAACATTTCATGAAAGGCCAGCGCCTGAAATTCACTTTGCGCGCCGTTACCGATCAGGGCCATCGAGGTCGCACCGGGGCGAGCCAGCGATTGCGCGACCAGCACCGAGGTTGCGGCGGTGCGCACGGCGGTAGTCAGGGTCAGTTCGCTGAGCAGGGTCGGATAGCCACTTTGCACATCGGCCAGCAGACCGAAAGCCATGACCGTGAGCAAATTCTGCTGGCCGTTGTTCGGGTGGCCATTCACGTATTTGAACGAGTACTGCTGGCCGTCGTCGGTGGGCATCAACTCGATCACGCCGTCCGCCGAGTGATTGGCCGTGCGCGGCGATTTATCAAACTGCGCCCAGCGTGCGTAATCCGCTTCGATGTAGCCGGCCATTTCGCGAATGGCGCGGCGGATACCGACTTGGGTGAACAGGCGTGCAGCATCATCGACATCAATAAAAAGCGTCATGGTCTTATTCTCCGATCCAGACATTGAAAGACTGTTGAGCGCGGGATGGCTCAGCTGCGTTTGCTCTCGAAACCGTGCAGCACGTTGACGGCATTGATGCCGATCTCATCGACCATGTAGCCGCCCTCCATGACGAACAGGGTCGGGCAGCCGACGCTGGCGATCAGTTCACCGATGCCGATGAAGTCCTCGCTTTCCAGCAGGAAATGGCTAATGGGATCGTCCTTGAACGTATCGACACCGAGGGAAATCACCAGCACTTCAGGCGCGAATTGCTGGAGCTTTTTGCAGGCGTGGAGCAGGGCGTTACGGTAGCTCTCCCAGGTGGTGTTTTTCGGCAGGGGATAGTTGAGGTTGTAACCCTCGCCGACACCCGCGCCGACTTCGTGGCTGTAGCCCGAGAAGTACGGATAGGACACCGCCGGCTCACCATGCAGCGACACGAATAGGACGTCGCTGCGCTGGTAAAAAATGTTCTGCGTGCCGTTGCCGTGATGGAAGTCGACGTCCAGCACTGCGACGCGTTTGGCGCCTTGGGTGATGGCTTGTTGCGCGGCAATCGCGGCGTTGTTGAGGTAGCAATAACCGCCCATGTATTCCCGTGCGGCGTGATGGCCGGGCGGGCGGCACAGGGCGAAGGCGCTGTCGTGGCCTTCATCGAGCAGGGCCAGACCAGTGAGGGCAATATCGGCGCTGGTTTTCACCGCTTGCCAGGTCGTCGCGGTAATCGGTGAGCCGGCATCCATGGCATAGAAGCCGAGCTTGCCGTCGATGAATGTCGGCACCTCTTCACCGGCCAGATCGCGCACCGGCCACACCAGCGGCAAGGCGTCGTGAGTGCGACCGGTGGCGCACCATTCGCTCCAGGCAGTTTCGAGAAAACTGACGTAGCGCTCGCTGTGTGCGTTGACATAGCACGAGCGGTCAAACGCGCGCGGTTCGACGATCTGCCCGAGGCCGACCTGTTTCACGCGGTTATGCACGGTGTCGGCCCGACTCGGTTGTTCGAACGATGGTTTGAGCACGCCGTCTTTCAATTCGGTGCCGTGGTGCAAACGGTGGGAATCACTGAAAACTGTAAACATTCTGCGCATCCGTTATTGTTAGCCAGTGCAAATATTCTGTTCCGGCTTGGTTGCGCTTTCTTTGCTTTGTGTTCGTGATTCAGTCGATTATTCGGGCGTTTTTACTCAGGAATGGCGTCATGCAGAAAAAAATATCCAAACGCATCAGCCTCGACGAGACCGACCTGGCGATTCTTGAGTTGTTGCAGGAAGACGCCAGCATTTCCAACGCTGAACTCAGCGAGCGGCTGTCGCTGAGCCTTACGCCATGCTGGCGGCGGCGCAAGCGCATGGAGGAGGCGGGGGTGATCAAGGGCTATCAGGCCAACCTTGATCGGCGGATGCTCGGGCTGGATATCATGGCGTTTGTGCACATTCGCTTTTCCACCCACGCCGACCACGCGCCGGACGCTTTCGAGGCGGTGATTGCGCAATTGCCGCAGGTGGTGGCCTGCCACAAGATCACCGGCGATGCTGATTATGTGTTGCAGGTATTGGCCGAGGATCTTGATAGCTACAGCGACTTCATTGAGCAGGTGCTCAGGCGTCAGGTGGGGATTGCCTCGATTCAGTCCAGCCTGGCGTTGCGCGAGGTCAAGACCGGGAGCCGGATTGCGATTCCTAAACCGGGAAAGGACTGAGTGGGCAGAGGGGCAATCATCTTTTCAGTTTCAACGCATTGTAGGTTGTTGATGCGCCATTGCCACGCAGGGCTTTATCAACTCCAGCCTTTGCAGTGAGCGGTAATCTCTGCCCAGACTTGCCGATAACTAAACCGCAACCATGCGGTGTGGATCTTGTGAAGTTGCCGCCGAATCCAGCTGTGCTTGTTTGCGAGCAGCATCTGCTCGATATCCCGGTTCAATGAGTCAGGTTCGAATCCTGTCCAGACCGGCGGGAGTACACATTCCAGGTTCCAGGCGCAGACGACGGCAACTTCGGCATACAGAATGTCTTTAACCTGTTCCGGATCATAGCCTTCGATTTGCCGGGCGATGTAGGGGTAATCAACGCCGCTGTCGACGAAAATATCGGAGAGGGCTGCGCGGATTTTGTATAGATCGGCGTGGCTCAGTTCTCGTCTCAAGCTTGGGCCTCCTGGCGTTGAATTGCGCTGATCCAATTGCACGTGGCGGTTCTTGTCTGGTGGTTAGTCGATTCTGAACGCGCGCTGTCGATCAGCAAAGTTTCATCTTGCCGCGTGCGAAGCAGGCCTAGTCTGCTGAGAAAAGATCGTCGCTGTTCATCCTGAGGGGAATCGTGCCATGCGCCGGAATGTCGTCAAAGTGCTGTTGATTGCTGCTGCAGTATCGGTGTTGAGTGCCTGTTCCGGCGCGGGTGGTTTGACCACCACCAGTTGTTTCTCCAGCGACTGTCAGTCGCCGGAGGGGCGCAACGCCAATACCTTGAAGTTCGGCGGCAACAGTATCGGCAGCAGTCTCAATCAGTACAGCTCCGGGATGTTGCATGACGATTGAGGATTACTGCGCGGCAGGTACGGCAATCCATTCGCTCAGGGTTTGCTGATATTTGCCGGTGACTTTGCTTAAGTGCAGCCACTGATCGACGTACAGTTTCCAGCTGATGTCATCGCGCGGTAGCAAGTAAGCTTTCTCGCCGTACTGCATGTACTGATGCGGATTCACCGCGCACAGGCCCGGTTTGAGTTTCTGCTGATACAGCGCTTCCGAGGCGTCGGTGATCATCACGTCGGCCTTGTTATCGAGCAGTTGCTGGAAGATCGTCACGTTGTCGTGCAGGGCCAGTTGCGCTTTGGGCAGGAACGCGTGGACGAAGGCTTCGTTGGTGCCGCCGGCAGGTTCGACCAGACGCACGTTGGGCTGGTTGATCTGCTCGACCGTCTGGTACTTGCTGACATCGGCGCAGCGCACCAGCGGGATCTTGCCGTCGGTGTCGAGGGTGTTGCTGAAGTAGGCTTTTTTCTGCCTTTCGAGGGTCACCGAGATACCACCCATGCCGATGTCGCACTTGCCGGCCTGCATGTCCGGCATCAGGGTTTTCCAGGTGGTTTGCACCCATTGCACTTTGACCCCGAGGCTGTCGGCCAGCGAGCGGGCCATGGCGATGTCGATGCCTTCGAAATCGCCGTCGGGGCGTTTGAAAGTGTAGGGCTTGTAGTCGCCGGTGGTGCAGACGCGCAACTGGCCTTGTTGCTGGATGCTGTCGAGGTGCGAAGGGGGTTCCTGGGCCTGAACGGCGGTGGCCAATGTCAGCGCACCGCAGAGAGTCATCGTGCTTTTTAGAATTGTCATTGAGCTGGGGCTTCTGAAAGGGAAGGTGGCCCAGTGTAGTAAAAGCCTTTAGTGAGTGTCATCAGAACGGGTCGCTGATCGGCGGATGACTGTCTTGGCCGCTTCAGCAGGCGAGCTGATCGGCCAGATCCCGCGCCCGTTGTGAGGCAGCCAGCCGCGACTCACGGTCGACGTCTTCGCCGAGAATGGTCTTCTCGACGCGCAATTCATGCACATCGCTGATGCCGATAAACTCGAGCCATGCAGCCACATACGGTTTCTGAAAATCGAAGCGCTCGGCAGGTGTGGTCGACTGCGCAGAGAAATCCATCCCGCAGGCATAGGCGCCCACGGCGATTTTGTTTTTCAGCAGACCTTGCAGGCCATGCTGCGGATCGAAGCTGAAGAGGATGTCTTTCTGCGACACCAGGTCGATGAAGTGCTTGAGTTTGTAGGGAATGCTGAAATTCCACAGCGGCACCGACAGCACAATCAGATCGGCACGCTGCAGATACGCGGCGAGGTGCTTGAGTTCATTCCACGCCGATTGCTGGGCGGTCGTCAGCGGCGTACCGCTGAGGCCGGCGTATTTGGCGTTCATTGCCTCTTCGCCGAACTCTGGCAGCGGCGTGCCCCATAGATCGAGGGTTTCGACGTGGGTCTGCGGATGATGCTGCAGATAGCGATCGATAAAGCTGCGGGCCACTTGCAGTGACGCGGAGCGTTGTTTGCGCGGTGAGCATTCAATGTGCAGAAGGGTGGTCACAATAAGCCTCGGCAGTCGGGGGGAATGCGAGGCATTGCAACATAGCGCGCTTCAAACTATAAATCGTGAATAAATCGGCCATTGATCACGTATCTCACTATGTTTGACGCCCTGTTGCTCAAGACTTTTGTCACCGTTGTCGATGAGGACGGCTTCAGTCGTGCTGCGGAAAAACTGCATCTGACGCAGTCGGCGGTCAGCGGTCATCTGCGCCGACTCGAAGAGCAAGTCGGCAAGCCGCTGCTCAAGCGCACTACTCGTTCTCAGCAACTCACCGCCGACGGCGAGCGTTTGATTGCCTATGCGCGGACGATTCTGGCGTTGAACCGCGATGCCTGGGCGCAGCTCACCCGCACGCCGTTTCAGGGGCGGATGCGGATTGGCGTGTCCGAGGATTTTGTCGAGGCGCGTTTGTTGCGCGCGTTGCAGGATTGCGCGGCGCAGCATCCCGGCATGGAGCTCGATGTGCAGGTGAATATTCCGGGGACGTTGCTGGGCCAGATGCAGCAGGGCGATCTGGAGATGGTCATCGGCTCGCTGTGCGAAACCGGCGAGTCGGGGCGATTGCTCTGGCAGGAACCGCTGGTGTGGGCGTGGGCCGCGCAGCCTGTCACACAGTTGCCAACGCCATTGCCGCTGGCGCTGTTTCCAGAGCCATGTCCGTATCGTGAGGCGGCGCTGACGCGTTTGGCTCAGGCGGGCATTTCCCAGCGCACCGCGATGCTGTGTTCGAGCACTGCCGGGTTGCGCGCGGCAGCGCAGTCAGGATTTGCCGTGGCGCCGATGCCTGCGAGTCAGTTGGGGCAGGGGTTGACGGCGCTCGGCGCGGAACAGGGCTTGCCGGATTTACCGGATGCGCAGTTCCGCTTGTTTGTCGCGCCTCACGCTGAGCCGCAGATGATCGATGCGCTAACGCAGGTGATCGTCGAGTTTTGCTCGGCGCGGCGGCAGTAATCGGGGCTAGAGGCCGAGGCCTTCCTGCACCGCCAGCAACAGATTGTTTTCGGTCAGTGCGATGGCATCCAGTTGCTGGCCTGTTTCAATCGACTGCACCCACCAATGGCTTTCACCGTGTTCATCCACGGTACGCAGCAGATAGGTGTCCGTGGCTGACGGGATGATCTGCACCCGGCCGGCGCCATCCTCGGTAAACCGCGCAATGGGATCAAAAGTCAGGGTTTGATGATTGGCTTCGATCACCAGTTGGTCGATGGCGTAATCGTGGGATTCACCATCGGGTGAGGTTTCGC contains these protein-coding regions:
- a CDS encoding DUF6124 family protein, which translates into the protein MPFGTDLFTDPASPYESLNSKKLHEAAERALDHYLLPAGHIMASVNEPERMYLANPKYDSESLLANASETLSSASEMLNNFAAVLDPSHRKTALGIAQVVMLGELAVNQALDNVEVKA
- a CDS encoding amino acid permease translates to MKSTPSGLPEQPALQRTLSNRHIQLMAMGGAIGTGLFMGSGKIIALSGTSIILIYMIIGLFVFFVMRAMGEMLLSNLNFKTFADFAGAYLGPRAAFFLGWSYWLSWSVAVIGDAVVVGGFFQYWFPDVPAWIPAVGMLATLFALNVLTVRLFGEVEFWFAIIKIIAVVTLIGVSTVLIASSFVSPSGVTASLSHLVDKQAAFPNGLFGFFAGFQMAIFSFAGTELIGTAAAETRSPEKTLPKAINSIPLRIILFYVLALTCIIAVTSWQQVSPVKSPFVELFLVAGFPAAAGIVNFVVLTSAASSANSGVFSSSRMLFGLANQDNAPGLFRRLSSNSVPLLSLAFTTLLMLVGVLVLFIVPEVMTAFTIVSTVSAILVIFTWSTILASYIAYRKKRPDLHAKSAYKMPGGVPMAWFSLAFLGFVLGLLALRPDTRIALMVMPGWFVWLGIAYQLTRLRKPKPAVESASQFG
- a CDS encoding ornithine cyclodeaminase — translated: MTLFIDVDDAARLFTQVGIRRAIREMAGYIEADYARWAQFDKSPRTANHSADGVIELMPTDDGQQYSFKYVNGHPNNGQQNLLTVMAFGLLADVQSGYPTLLSELTLTTAVRTAATSVLVAQSLARPGATSMALIGNGAQSEFQALAFHEMLGINEIRIFDIDRDASLKLKHNLAAFPDIDVILASSVKDAVKGADIVTTVTADKAYATILTPEMIEPGMHINAVGGDCPGKTELHADILRNARVIVEFEPQTRIEGDIQQLEGDSPVIEFFRIVQGDVAGRENDAQVTVFDSVGFALEDFSSLRYLKDLAQAQQIGQRIHLVPTPANIKNLFQLLDPQPAKASRLRTVS
- a CDS encoding histone deacetylase family protein; the protein is MFTVFSDSHRLHHGTELKDGVLKPSFEQPSRADTVHNRVKQVGLGQIVEPRAFDRSCYVNAHSERYVSFLETAWSEWCATGRTHDALPLVWPVRDLAGEEVPTFIDGKLGFYAMDAGSPITATTWQAVKTSADIALTGLALLDEGHDSAFALCRPPGHHAAREYMGGYCYLNNAAIAAQQAITQGAKRVAVLDVDFHHGNGTQNIFYQRSDVLFVSLHGEPAVSYPYFSGYSHEVGAGVGEGYNLNYPLPKNTTWESYRNALLHACKKLQQFAPEVLVISLGVDTFKDDPISHFLLESEDFIGIGELIASVGCPTLFVMEGGYMVDEIGINAVNVLHGFESKRS
- a CDS encoding Lrp/AsnC family transcriptional regulator, whose protein sequence is MQKKISKRISLDETDLAILELLQEDASISNAELSERLSLSLTPCWRRRKRMEEAGVIKGYQANLDRRMLGLDIMAFVHIRFSTHADHAPDAFEAVIAQLPQVVACHKITGDADYVLQVLAEDLDSYSDFIEQVLRRQVGIASIQSSLALREVKTGSRIAIPKPGKD
- a CDS encoding transporter substrate-binding domain-containing protein, which codes for MTILKSTMTLCGALTLATAVQAQEPPSHLDSIQQQGQLRVCTTGDYKPYTFKRPDGDFEGIDIAMARSLADSLGVKVQWVQTTWKTLMPDMQAGKCDIGMGGISVTLERQKKAYFSNTLDTDGKIPLVRCADVSKYQTVEQINQPNVRLVEPAGGTNEAFVHAFLPKAQLALHDNVTIFQQLLDNKADVMITDASEALYQQKLKPGLCAVNPHQYMQYGEKAYLLPRDDISWKLYVDQWLHLSKVTGKYQQTLSEWIAVPAAQ
- a CDS encoding NAD(P)H-dependent oxidoreductase yields the protein MTTLLHIECSPRKQRSASLQVARSFIDRYLQHHPQTHVETLDLWGTPLPEFGEEAMNAKYAGLSGTPLTTAQQSAWNELKHLAAYLQRADLIVLSVPLWNFSIPYKLKHFIDLVSQKDILFSFDPQHGLQGLLKNKIAVGAYACGMDFSAQSTTPAERFDFQKPYVAAWLEFIGISDVHELRVEKTILGEDVDRESRLAASQRARDLADQLAC
- a CDS encoding LysR family transcriptional regulator, producing MFDALLLKTFVTVVDEDGFSRAAEKLHLTQSAVSGHLRRLEEQVGKPLLKRTTRSQQLTADGERLIAYARTILALNRDAWAQLTRTPFQGRMRIGVSEDFVEARLLRALQDCAAQHPGMELDVQVNIPGTLLGQMQQGDLEMVIGSLCETGESGRLLWQEPLVWAWAAQPVTQLPTPLPLALFPEPCPYREAALTRLAQAGISQRTAMLCSSTAGLRAAAQSGFAVAPMPASQLGQGLTALGAEQGLPDLPDAQFRLFVAPHAEPQMIDALTQVIVEFCSARRQ